In one Terriglobales bacterium genomic region, the following are encoded:
- a CDS encoding cysteine rich repeat-containing protein has translation MRKTIVGSMVVGALLLIAGRADAADPLVDSLKKACNKELTTFCKGVPQGQGRILACLYAFEDKVSDKCIYALYDASLQLKEAVAAVEFAASQCKDDLQKFCANIEPGQGRGLACIQKNEKN, from the coding sequence ATGCGCAAAACGATCGTTGGTTCGATGGTGGTAGGAGCGCTGCTGCTCATCGCGGGGAGAGCCGACGCCGCCGATCCCCTTGTCGATAGCCTGAAGAAGGCCTGCAACAAAGAGCTCACCACGTTCTGCAAGGGCGTGCCGCAGGGTCAGGGGCGCATCCTCGCGTGCCTCTACGCCTTCGAGGACAAGGTTTCGGACAAGTGCATCTACGCGCTTTACGACGCCTCCCTCCAGCTCAAGGAGGCAGTCGCTGCCGTCGAGTTCGCCGCGAGCCAGTGCAAGGACGACCTGCAGAAATTCTGCGCCAACATCGAGCCCGGCCAGGGACGGGGACTGGCCTGCATCCAGAAGAACGAGAAGAAC
- a CDS encoding HdeD family acid-resistance protein, producing MDATDQSWLQQAKKNAGWLVFLGIVEIVAGVLGILAPFVAGVAVTVMVGFMLMVAGGARVVGAFKAQSFGAGALTFMWGLLLLVTGFYFVVRPGIGLESLTLVVMIVLFVDGILRVILAFHMKPVKGWGWMLVGGILSILFAVMIWRQFPASSLWVVGTLAGFSMISNGFTTVSVASAARKVATVAAAA from the coding sequence ATGGACGCGACAGATCAAAGTTGGCTACAGCAAGCGAAGAAGAACGCAGGTTGGCTCGTCTTTCTCGGCATCGTAGAGATTGTGGCCGGAGTCCTGGGGATCCTGGCGCCATTCGTCGCGGGGGTTGCAGTGACGGTGATGGTCGGGTTCATGTTGATGGTGGCGGGCGGCGCGCGGGTCGTGGGGGCGTTCAAGGCGCAGTCCTTTGGCGCCGGCGCTCTCACTTTCATGTGGGGCCTGCTTCTCCTGGTGACGGGTTTCTACTTCGTGGTGCGGCCGGGTATCGGGCTCGAGTCGCTCACCCTGGTGGTTATGATCGTTTTGTTCGTCGACGGGATCCTGCGAGTCATCCTGGCGTTCCACATGAAGCCGGTAAAGGGCTGGGGCTGGATGCTGGTCGGCGGCATCCTGAGCATCCTGTTCGCCGTGATGATCTGGCGGCAGTTCCCCGCGTCGAGCCTGTGGGTGGTCGGAACCTTGGCCGGGTTCAGCATGATCTCCAACGGCTTCACGACGGTCTCCGTGGCGAGCGCTGCACGCAAAGTCGCCACCGTCGCTGCTGCGGCCTAA